In Zunongwangia profunda SM-A87, the following proteins share a genomic window:
- a CDS encoding site-specific integrase, whose product MKVHLRKKKLKSGKTSLYIEYYKGHKTTAEGKIKHLREFEYLELYLTTNPTKVSEKKKNKEQLELAEQILAIRKASIYQGKYKIQNNSKGRTSFLDFYEEKKEERYQTKGNYDNWDAAQKHLENYCPNHISFNEVDIDFIKGFKKYLDTVAVTKSNKNLSQNTKHTYFNKFKAAMRAAFEEGYLKENLIAKVKGFAMGESKREYLTSDELKRLAKTPCNIQVFKDAFLFSALTGIRWSDIHKLTWSEVRDEGIDKSDNEIFRIVFKQKKTEGMEYLYISKQARRLLGKRSEPKDRVFTNLRYSAYMNLQLLRWCMAAGISKHITFHSARHTNAVLLLENGADIYTVSKRLGHKEIRTTEIYAKIIDKKMKEAANLVPKLDLDILETAV is encoded by the coding sequence ATGAAAGTCCATCTAAGAAAGAAGAAATTGAAAAGTGGAAAAACAAGTCTTTATATTGAATACTACAAAGGTCATAAGACCACCGCTGAAGGTAAGATTAAGCATCTTCGAGAATTTGAGTACTTAGAGCTTTATCTAACTACTAATCCGACAAAGGTTTCTGAAAAGAAGAAAAACAAAGAACAGCTTGAACTGGCCGAACAAATCTTGGCCATAAGGAAGGCTTCAATCTATCAAGGGAAATATAAAATCCAAAATAATTCCAAAGGAAGGACAAGTTTTCTCGATTTTTATGAGGAAAAGAAAGAGGAACGCTATCAGACAAAGGGCAATTATGACAACTGGGATGCTGCTCAAAAACATTTAGAAAACTACTGCCCAAACCATATTTCATTCAACGAAGTTGATATTGACTTTATCAAAGGGTTCAAAAAGTATCTTGATACCGTTGCTGTTACAAAAAGTAATAAGAACTTATCCCAGAACACGAAGCATACCTATTTCAATAAGTTCAAAGCGGCTATGCGAGCTGCGTTTGAAGAAGGGTATTTGAAAGAAAACTTAATCGCAAAAGTGAAGGGGTTTGCGATGGGTGAATCCAAAAGAGAATATTTGACCTCTGATGAATTAAAAAGGCTTGCAAAAACCCCTTGCAACATTCAGGTTTTCAAAGATGCTTTCCTATTTTCTGCCTTGACAGGGATAAGATGGTCGGATATTCACAAACTAACCTGGTCCGAAGTACGGGACGAGGGAATTGATAAGTCAGATAACGAAATTTTCCGAATAGTTTTTAAGCAAAAGAAAACTGAAGGAATGGAATATCTATACATATCAAAACAAGCGAGAAGATTATTGGGGAAACGTTCCGAACCAAAAGATAGGGTTTTTACCAACTTGCGTTATAGTGCCTATATGAATCTTCAATTGCTTCGTTGGTGTATGGCTGCCGGTATTTCGAAACATATCACGTTTCACTCTGCACGCCACACCAATGCAGTCTTACTACTCGAAAATGGGGCAGACATCTATACGGTTTCAAAACGTTTGGGGCATAAGGAAATAAGAACTACTGAAATTTATGCCAAGATTATTGACAAGAAAATGAAAGAGGCAGCAAACTTAGTCCCCAAACTGGACCTGGATATTTTAGAAACTGCTGTTTAA